GTAGGGTGTCGCAAACGTCTATTTTCATTTGAGTTATCTTATTATCCAAGGAAGTAATCGCAGAGAGTACTTGTTTGTTACCTTGTGTATATTCCTCGAGTGCGGAGTTAACTGGCGTGCCAGCTTTGGCGCCGTCATTTTCAGTTGAGGCCACATCAAATTCGGTCGTTTCTGTCGCCACTAGCTTCGGATTTAGTTTTTTTGGAGGCATTTGGAGAAGAATGCACTCTTCACAATCCCTATGTTGCTTTGTGGGAAGAAGATGTATTACTTTGATATTTGTCGAAATTTCGTAAAATCAGGTGCAGGAGCTGTGGCACACGCGTCTTCACCCTCTCATTATCTAACCGGAAGTCCACTAATGCTTAATAGTTTGACGTTATTATAAAGTGCTACCCAGTTAAAAGCATTGATCTAATAAGATCATATTTTTTCACATATCCCTGTAATATAAACACTCAGGCTGCTCTAAATGCTCAATGTCAGAAAGGTCTTCTTCACTGAGCAGATATTATTAATATGGCACATGGCTCAAGTTCTGTTTTAGTTAAACTTATTGCAGCCCTTTTCTTTAAACTGCTGCAGTCAGGTGACCCATTTACCAAAATGCAGAAACACCAAGCAAGCCGCAAACCACATGCTTTAACTTTTCAGTATGAATAAGAGGCTATTGAAAAGTTCCATATGGCTTTTAGGAGTTGAACATATCTTGGTGTCtttactttaataaacagtagATATGACGTATTAATGTTGTATGTGGAAATGCTTTATCTGCAGGTGTACAAGGACGTATGTAGCATGCCAGTGACTAAACCGTACATGGCTCATAGACTTCGGGGAACAGTGTGGGGGCTGCACTTCTGTCCCTTTGAGGATGTCCTCGGAGTTGGGCACGGAGATGGTTTCACCAGCATGCTCGTACCAGGTCACTCAATTTTGCATTACATCTGGGCATGTACCTTAACTACATTATGTAGGTTAAGGCCAAAGTGAaaattttaacaaaaatataGGTGCACTAATTTGATGATTGATCCTAATGGGTTGTTACAATTACTACATTCACTGaagtaaatttatttttttatttttttgtaaatccTGGCATACATATTACTGTTGACTAAAACTGAATGCAACGCATCATTTACTATCATAGGTGCTGGTGAGCCTaactttgatggtctggatgcaAATCCATACCGAAGTGCGAAGCAGAGGCAGGAATGGGAGGTTAAAGCACTGATGGAGAAGATTCAGCCAGAACTTATCAGCCTTGATCCCACTGAGCTGGCACAAGTTGACCAGGCCACCTGGGAACAAAGGCATCAAGACAGGGTTGAAGTTCTGGTCAGTGTCTTAAAGCAACTGTGCATTTACAATTATTTAAGATGTATATCTGTATATTTTGATATAAGATATAGTAGGCTAAATATTATTGCCACCCATCTGAAAGcatgttttatcttttttttttttttttttttttttgtctcaggGATTTGATCCACTTGCTAAAGAAAAGTTTGTCCCCAAGTATAAGAAAAAAGGTCGTAGTTCTGCAGGAGCCATTGAGAGGCGCAAGAAACAAGTGGCTCATGAGGAGCAGAGGGTGAGTAGTCCAAGTTAGGAAATGAAATTTAATCACATCTCACTGACTTTTATGCTGTATTTGCAGGCCATGGCTGATCTCTCTTGACTTGTTTACTCCCCAGGATGTAATCAGAAAAAGCGTGGAGGACAAAATgaagatggaaaaagaaaggaaggagCGAGAGCGGAAGAAGGCGGCGTTATCTACCCAGAAATCAGCTCTGGACAGATTCAAGAAATAGAAAAGAAACATGCTTTGTGCAGCTGAAAGCCCAGTGGCATTCTATGGGAGTGACCTTTGAACTTTGCATAAAGAACACggtttttttggttgttgttttttttgcacacaTAATTCCACTGCAGGGAGCAAAACACCAACTGCTGAAACTCTGGGAAGAAGGGCTTGCATTGTGACGGGCAACTAATCAATTTTGAGTGGAGCAGCGGAGGAAGCTATATTTGATGTCTGCATCCTGTTTGCATGGGCAGATGTGCTAGCTGGGATTGATTTCACCCAGAAGTTTTAACCTTGTCAGATGGTGTTCTTTCCTCTGAACTTTCTGAGCATATGTCAACTGTGTTATAATTGGGTATAActaaattctaaaaataaacaacataATGCCAAGCCTTTGAATTGAGACTATTATTTTGAAATCACGGAACTGTTATTACTGAATCCAAACCAAGCTGGAATATATTTACCATGATTACGTCTTTGGGTGGAGTAAAATTCCTTTTATCAAATTAGAACAGCAGAAATTTGATCATCTGAGGAACGTAAAGGTTTtggtattttaaatattttatgttttaatttgtatgtgtgcgtgtggctGTTTTTCTAGGATTCACATTTTACGTGTTTTTTTTCTATCGATGCTTATCCTAATTTAAGTATTTCAAACTAACTAAATCATAGCAGCATGACAGACTGTCACAACTGTTTGCTACTTTGCTGTATATTTATAGAGGAGGAACAGTTTTATAGAAATGTTCAATCCTgctcaaaacaaaacacagacctATTTTTCATTACTGAGTAGTTTATTGGTTGCTTTAATCTAATACATATTTTTCCTGAGTACAGTGGATCAGCGTTTCCCTTTAAACACTGTGGGTGAGAATAACAGCCTGAGGTTTTATTGACAAATGGCAGCCTCATTGAAAATGTATGTGATCCAAGCCTGACACAGTTGACCATAAAACTCACAGCATTGCAAAGCTGCCAGTCAGTGTGTAATCTTGCCAAAAGAAAGGAATCTTATAAGTAATAGTTGTCAGATGCATAAATATTCAGCTGTGCAtcatattagttttattttcagttgtttaagAAAATAATTATCATGCATTCGGTTTCAGCTATTTAATGTAATGTGAAGCCTTCATGAACCCCCCCAAAGATCCCTGTATCTAATCGAGGTAATCCCTTCGTATTGTGTGTGAATATTGTGCCCTTGTGGCTGAATAACATCATAAATccctccttttaaaaaaaaaaaaaaaaaaaaaaaaaatactctagTCAttattggtgattctaaaaCTTCATTATTGCTGTGTAATAAGCCTGTGATTTTATATCGGTCCTATTTTTTTGTGAACATGCATTTAAACTATTATACTTGGCCTAGACTACAGGCCTGTGCAGGTGTTGAAAGTAGCAGCCTATAATCATTACTTAGTTATCtaaacaatgttgttttaatGTGCAGTTGCTGCGTGCGTCCTTACTTTAAAGCATCAGCATGCTAAACTTTGCTCTACATCTACAGTTCGTGTCAGTGTAATAATGTGGGAGGCAGCAGACACCCCTATACTACAGCTGATCCTGACAGCCCCCTTTACTACCAGCGGATCTTCCCTTTTCAGCAAAATAAGATACATAAGTACATTgaggtgtttaaaaaaataaagctttcaAATTAAACAAAGTAGCATTTTCGTAGTGCACGTGTAGCTTCACAGCCTAAAGAGCACTTGTGCTGTTCACAGTATTGAAGCGAGGCACAGCCTCCAAATAAGTCCGAGTTTGCTTTCCGTTAACCCTCACAATCCTTGCTCCAATCCCAGAGCTGTGCCCAGCATCGCCCGGACTTTGCAAATCCCCAAAGAAGCACGTACATTCAACCAGGAGCAGGGAGGTGGTGAATGCACATCAGCCCAATAGTGCAGCATGTCTCTGGGTGGGATGTGGTGGATGGACACCATGGCCTGATAGCAGCAGCGTCCGTACGGCATACTTGGTCCACCGGAGAAGAGAGGGCAGTGTGAGGGGAGCACTCCAGCTGCCCGGGCACACAAGCCTACAAACACATCCTCGGGCGGAAGAGGTGTGGATAACGGTGATGCAGAGGCTGCCAGGGAAATTTTGAGCAATGCAGACCGGGACAATACATAGGCTGTGCCACTGCAATAGTCTGGAAAGACAGAAGGAGGGTAGGCTCCTGAGGGTAGGTAGTGCTTGCTGTCCGGGTCCCGGTCGGGAGCCACATGGAGATGCACCCTGCCAAGGTACAAGTCTCCTTGTTCATAGGGGTTACGGCTCTTATTCAGAAAGTGTAGGAGAGAGCTGGGATTGAACAGGACATCATCATCCACTTTGGCCATGAAGTGAGCCTGAGGGCAGAACCTCCGGGTCCAGCCCAGCATGGACAGAGTCTTAAGGGTGAGGTTGGAGTACGTGTCCAAAAAACGCCCCTGAACCAGGTCTCCCTTCTCCCGAGCCTCTTCTATCAGCAGCTTAGCCAGTCCGGGGTCAGACGCCACACCGACCATGAAGAGGGTCATGACCCGCAGACCTCTCACCTCCACCTCCCCTCCCCAAGTGTCCCTGATGGCTTGGCGAGCCCTCTGATTGGCAGGAGCCGAAGTAACCATCATGATGAGGTAAGGCTTGGCACGTTGGCACACAAGTGGGCTAGGCATGAGCAAAAATTCCTCTGGTCTGGTAGGAGGGACGCTTTGCGGTGGGATGATCCCGATGTGCGGCTCTACCACAGTGTTCATTCCCATGGAGGTGACCCATGATTCAATGAAGTCCACGAAAAGCAGAGCCGACAGGGCTGAGCACGCTATCACCGCGCATAGAAAAGGCAGAATCCCAGGCTTGTTACCCCTCTTTCCTGCCCGGGTCTTACATACCCATAATGCGCGTCCGATCATGACCAACCTCTGCTGAAGACCGCTGTGGCCGCCACAATCCCCCCTCTTAATCCTTGGCTGTCCCTCGACTTCACAGCTAGAGGTATCTCCTTGTCATTgcgtctctttttctttttctttttttaaccttcgGGCGTCCCCCTTCGTTCCTCTTTCGGTCTCAGTTACAGTAGGACCAGCAGTAGACTGTGTCAGTGGGAGGATGCGCCagcttttagtttttttgttgatgCTGCAGCTTGATTGGATTTTGAGAAAGTAGGGTTTGCAGCTGCGCATATGAAACGGTCGATTCCCCCCGCTACCCCAGCTCTTATGAAGCGTTTTAGATGAGATAAAGGTCGAGCTATGCGCGATAAAGACCCGTTACTCCACCCATGCTTGTTTGTCAGACTTTCCGGGGCAAAGCTGTTTCTGCTTCTTTGCTTTGAAGGTCGGCGGTTTTTAGGTCACAAAGCTACGTATTCCTTTACAGCCAGATGGCcgtacaggctctgaaatgaCATCCAAAGACTGTAATTCTGATCCTATTATTTAGAATCAGTCAAAGATGTGAGTCTTGGCTGCAGTCTTTTTTCAATGAAGTGGCAAAACCCCAGCGTGCGATTTACAAACTAGAAAATCCAAAGTAGTggaaaaatatctgaaaatgcGCTATTTTCAGATATGTATGAATTTTCCTTTGAATCAGTGTGGAGCGGCGCTGCGCTTTTCTCTTCTGCAGTCGCTCCTGTCATACGGGATGGTGCAGGGTGACACCTGGTGGTGATGCTTGGTTACGTTTCCTTCCTGTCCTTATGTGAGAGTGTATGTGTAAGCAAATTGCCTATCCCACACGCTAAAACTGCGCTTGGGGAAAAACTGAAGCAATCAAGTggtattttatttaaagtgtAGTTCTTTTCATTACAGTTAACCACCCAGAAACGTCCTAGGTCTTAAACACCTCTATCATAATTATCATTTATCATGAATAATAAGCTTAAAGTTATCATTTATGAAATGTTAAGTTTAAACTGTTCAATACACTCTGGAGTGTATTGAATAGAGAAtcacatgaataaaaataaactcacTGGCACAACCGATACAAGAATTATAAACAAGCTAAAGGAAAGATAAGATGGTTAAAACAACTTAAACAGTAACAGGCTGTCCAATACCCTGCATGTATCACTGGGTAAATCCCAGGGAAATCACCACAATATGAACAGCTGGACATAGCCAATACAGATGTCTACTGGGAGCCATAATCTTCCATATAAGGAAGATACTTCCTGCATGTTTTGCTCAGGCTACATGTCTACAAGAAAGCAGTGTTGGGTTATGGGGTTTTAAGGGAGCAAGCATGCTTAACTTCAGGTGGCAGCAGGGTGACCATAAATATTCACAAgggcaaaaactgaaaaaatccaGAAAGGCAAAAGGGAAATATAAACCAAAAGACCAGAGGGGATGGTATACAGGATGTTAATGACAAAGACTGAGAGGTGTGGGACCAGAAGTGAAAAACAGCAAGTgataaaaacaggaagtatccgAAAGACAGGCATGCAGAGTAAAATGAAAACTTACAAAGAGCTAAGGGGAATACAGACCATGTCTGCTTTACCTCTGTGCAATAAGGGATTCATAAACCTTGTAACTGCAAAGAGATAAAGCTGATAAGTCATACCGCCAGCTATAGGAAGCTATAGGAAAGAGTGGTTGAAGCTAGGTTAAGGAAAGAGATCACAATCACTGAGCGTCAGTGTGGTTTATGGTAGGAATAAAAGCTAAAATGTGATGTCTGTTTTGAAAGTGTTCATGGAGAAGTACAGCGAAGGcctttgtggacctggagaaagCTTATGACAGTCTGCAAGATGGGAGAACTGTACTGTATAAGTCAGGAATGGCAGAGAAGTTTGTGTGGGTGGTGCACGGCATGCATGAAAGTAGTAATATAAAGgcactttttttaaacatagatGATTTAATTTAGCTAGTTTAGGAgcatttcacttttcttttgcgCTCCGAAAGACACAGGGCCTAGAGTACCACAAACAACATGTAtccctttagaaataaacttATCTTGTGATACTTCTAAAAGCCACATATTCTTAACTAGCCACAATAACACTGTATCGACCCACCCAATGTTCCTTTAATGCAACAATCCCTATAATTATCTAGTAGCCACACACTGCAACAGTAAGACTTGATGATTAGGGGGTTACAGGTAGGGCCCCAACAGTTTCTCTGCTCCAAGACATCCGCGGTCCTTTCACATGGTAAGCATGTCTGTTATACCCAGCGCATAAATGTCTGTATGTCAGCGCTGATTATTCAAACcctgtttaaaatgtgacacacgtgttgtccaaaaacatttcctctaaatttgcaaagttactgatttaaaaaatatattttcgaATTTTTAGTTGCATGTCAAACATATGATAGACTCTTGAGCATATTTATATAGCTAAATCCACAATGGTATAACCACGCTAAATAAAAGATGCCCAAGCACCAATGCACTCTAATGCAAGCCTCTGAACTGTATGTTGATAAGTACATGAAGCGTACCTCCACCTCTATAGCTGAAAACAGTTTGTATCCGCACTCTGAGGGTCTGCtgaattgtttttaatatgGCACTTTTTGACAAACTGCAGATGATGAAATCCTATttattggaaaaactgtccttaAGCTACTGTTGCTCATACTTACTGAGTTCCCTAGCTACTTCTTTACTATGTCAGTAAACTTTTTGAAAAGGAAGGAAGGTGTTGTAGATTTAAAGAAACATCTTAATtgaagcaaaggcaaaaaattATAATGAATTTTATGTGACTGTTCATATTAGCTtatggggataggttaattggataatccaaattgccactaggtgtgaatgtgtgaatgaatgtgagtgcgaatggttgtctgtctctgtgtgttggccctgcgacagactggcgacctgtccagggtgtaccccgcctctcgccctatgtcagctgggataggctccagcaccccccgcgaccctgaaaaggagaagcggaagtgaatggatggatgttcaTATTAAATCCAACAACAAGTGAACATCCAAAACCGGCTCCAATCCTTTGTATTAATgatctccctccctccctccctctgtgtgtgtgtgtgtgtgtgtgtgtgtgcgtgtgtgtgcgtgtctgtgtgtgtgtgtgtgcgtgcgctcACAGATGGAAGGTCACGGCAGGAGCTTTTCTCAAACGCATCTCCAATCATTTTTTTTACAAGAAGTGTAGCTCATACAGTGGCATAAATGTATTCTTTGCGTTACTTTATAAATATGAAACTCTAAAGATTTTGAGTTCATGCACATTGTGAAACAAGAATCTAAATATTTGTAATGTTGACTCATGACTACATGACTTTAATAGACTACTTAAAAACACTAAACTCTAATTTCAGcagtttattttaagtttacagaATATAACATCTGGTAAGACGATGAATTTTACTTCTCACTGTTTGTGCTATGTGCATCTATTTATCATATATGTTGCTTTGCTCTGtaaactgtaaaatgtttcattgtattCATGAAATAAACCAGACTTTCACTGTCGGCATCTTTTagtctttttctgcttttgttcactccAAGTTAACAAAGCCCACAGACTTCCAGAGTTAACTCGCTAACAGCGTGGAGCAGTCTCAGtgtatttagctgctttttcctTAAACACAATCAACTGAGAGAAATGGCTGTAGTCATCCACTTGGGTCATTGTGAATGTTGAAGGAGATTTGTTCCATAGACACTGTATACTAGTGTTTCCTACACTTAATCCAACACTACTATGTTCTGTTTAAACCCAGATTCCTTTTATAGAATGCAGTGAAATTTGTTAAACTGTTGCTTAATGGGACAGAAGTACAAGTCACTCTTTTACTAACACATTGTAGATAAGTTTATTGCTGGACAACACAGCTAACAGCCTCACACACTCTTTAGATTTTTGAAGTATTGTGTGTAACGGTTTTAGTCTATCAAACCTTACCCTTTTCTCCCCAGTATTACAACAGTATGACTCCCAAAGTACGGCTCAGTATACGAACAAGGACTCTAAAGTcagaacagaaagatacagTTGGAAGATGAATGATTGCATTTTTTATGATGCGTAGCAAACTAcaccctcttcttcttctctttgttgttgctccgtgtgtgtgtgtgtgtgtgtgtgtgtatgccttAGATCTCAAATAATACATTAcccatacttaaaaaaaacttaaaaaaaacatttgattttcaACATCTGAGATtctaagttttcttttttttgagatTCGTTTTTCTTTACCTCTCAGCTGTTGTGTTCCAAACAAACAATGTTTTCTTCATGACCAAATTGTGTGCTAACTACCTCACACCGCTGTGTCTGgggtccaaaaaaaaaagttaaaacgaTATACCTTGCGGCAGTTGTGCTGAAGAAAATACTGatggggtgtttttatataggtGGGTTTGGTTTCAGTTGGCCTCTGAGATGCAAATATAAAGAGCAGGTTGTAAAGAAAAAGGTGGAAAAACTATGGAGGTTCGGTTAGTCAGTAGGAGGTGTAATTGCCGGATAAAGGAGCagtttgtaaagaaaaaaggtggaaaCTATGGAACTACAGTTGGGATGTGTGTGCTGGGAAGCTCTTGATAAGgaagctgcttttattgttttatgacttGTTTTGCTGACTGTTGGGGCCCTACCTGTAACTCCCTGTCTAATCATCAAGTCTTACTGTTGCAGTGTGTGTGGCTACTAGATAATTATAGGGATTGTTGCATTAAAGGAACATTGGGGGGTCGATACAGTGTTATTGTGGCAAAAAAGTGCCTTCATATTACTACTCATGAAATAGTGGTGGGGTGTGTGGTAGGGGTGAGAGATGGGTTTAAGGTGATGGGATTACATCTGGTATCGGCTTTGAGCCCCGATGGGATCCCAATACCTGGGATGAACCATCCAAACTTACAcacagtgcacaagagaggtgaagaagagcatgcagacagggtggagtgggtggagacaaGTGTCAGGGGTCATTTGTAACAGACAAATAGCAGCAACACAGGAGGCAGAGCTAAAG
This region of Maylandia zebra isolate NMK-2024a linkage group LG20, Mzebra_GT3a, whole genome shotgun sequence genomic DNA includes:
- the b3galt4 gene encoding beta-1,3-galactosyltransferase 5; protein product: MIGRALWVCKTRAGKRGNKPGILPFLCAVIACSALSALLFVDFIESWVTSMGMNTVVEPHIGIIPPQSVPPTRPEEFLLMPSPLVCQRAKPYLIMMVTSAPANQRARQAIRDTWGGEVEVRGLRVMTLFMVGVASDPGLAKLLIEEAREKGDLVQGRFLDTYSNLTLKTLSMLGWTRRFCPQAHFMAKVDDDVLFNPSSLLHFLNKSRNPYEQGDLYLGRVHLHVAPDRDPDSKHYLPSGAYPPSVFPDYCSGTAYVLSRSALLKISLAASASPLSTPLPPEDVFVGLCARAAGVLPSHCPLFSGGPSMPYGRCCYQAMVSIHHIPPRDMLHYWADVHSPPPCSWLNVRASLGICKVRAMLGTALGLEQGL